gtaaacattaaaaaaacagaagcacagagagtTTGGGCTACTTGTTCAAAGCCACATGAGCTAATCAGCAGTAGCATGAAACCAAAAGCTGGATCTTCAAATTGTTACTTAGCTGACTTTGTAGTTTTCTGGATGACGTTATTTTCTGACTGATGTTGGAGCAGTTTTGCTCTTACCGTTATGGTGATCCTTATGGTTAGACATTAACCATAGTGCAAGGAGGTTGCACTGGCATCATcatttgacttttaaaatgtcttaaaggCTGTTGCTGGCTTTGATGAATTCTGTTTCAATGCTCAGATGGGGGTCAGTGTTTTCCTTGAATATAAGAAGCTGAGGCAATGAGGGCAAATGCATATGGCTGGCTTTGATGTTTTCAGTGCAATATTGGTTAATATTAGCTTTGCTCATTGGTTACTGTAGCAGCGCTTTTGGTAACTACTGACAAAAactccttctcttcccttcttacATGTTCATTGTGGTGGAAAGAAAATCTCAGTGGTctaaataatactgaaaattacattgatatgtaattaaaataaaagcttgagacatgagaaaaaatacacttttcctATGTAGATTGCATTTTACAGAGCCTAAGCTAACACTGCATAAGAAAGAACTGcatagctttcatttttgttacatTGCCCTAAAGAGAAGTTTCTAAATATGGAATTTCTAAATCACAGAATTCAATTTGATGTGCTACTTGTTTAGAGTGTTCTCCTAAATCTcggggaaaaacaacaacaacatccaACCAACCTTAATCTTGGCCTCTCAAAAAGACCTGTCACTAACTGGAAAATGCACTGAGGGAGGCACAGGGACAGATGTGTGTAGTGTTTTCTAAGTTCTGCAGTGTGGAATACATTCTGCTTTGAACTGACACAGAGTTGCAAGCtcagtttgattattttttattcatctaATAAGGATATTTTCTGTTAGTGTTCCAGTAACAGCAATAAGAGCTGTTATAATTTCTGTTCCTCTAACAGCATGGAAGAATGAACCTGCATTACTCAAATGTTGCTGCAGACACCTGATTCACATCAACACATCTACATTGTGTGTGgcaggatttttaaaaacatactcttacaaatgtttgcaaatgctacaaactttaaaaagaaaaagacatatGGATTTTGCttaaatgttaacattttaaaaatacttttataaacTTGGAGATGATATCAAAATCCAAAGCAAGCTTGGGGAGGTTGTTAGTTTGAATTGAGTTTGattacacaaacatttttattaactgaaaatacatatatatgctttatgaatgtaatatatttaaaatttgattttacaggtgatttcttttccccttaaATCAGAGTAATATGTAGTGGAACACTGCTGACTTGAAGTGTAGATATCTGATTGTAATTTGTTATGTTTGGCAGGTTCAGACACGAATCTGGTGGTCTTTCCCTGACAAATGGAGAACTACTTCCAAGCAGAGGCATATAACCTCGATAAGGTTTTAGATGAATTTGAGCAAAACGAAGGTGAGTCCTTGTGAACAAAATCATAGATTCCTGATGTTCTACAGGGAATGGCACTGAAAAGGGAAAGGTCTATgatacaatttttttctcactcttttcaTAAAAAGTCTTCTGTAGAGaagacttctctttttaaagaaaggctTTGTGGAGCTCTCAGTGACCatattttttatgattaattttaaacaaatgaaacaaaacatctttattttgcagcttttgCAGCTTTGGGAGACTCAAGCAGAGAAAAATTTTATTATGTCATGTAAATCATATAATGAAAGGTATCGTATATGTAGCATTAAAGATTTTGCTTAGTATAATTGCtacttctgtgctgtgaaagaGGTTGAACATCTAATAGGAATGGGAGCCTCTGTAGGCATTTCTAGCTATCTAAAGTATATTAattgataattttaaaattgtgcaAATTGGGTAGCTCTAAAGTTCTTGGGTTCCAGAAACATTATGCGACTAGACTATTAATGGTTGATCAAGGATGTTAGttttgcaaaatgtgttttatatttgGGGTATTCTAATGCAACAGAGTTGATAGAACCTGTAGAGTTAATAGGACAGTAAGTCCTCTTATTCattatgtaaacattttttcagatgcCGCTGTTTCACCTACACTGTTGGGTGCAAAGTGGAATCAGATTCTAGATCCGCCTTCTCGTCGTCTGTCATATAACCCATCCGTGGCCAATGTGAATGAAGCTACAACTCCTAATCAATGTCAGCAGAGAATAAAGTCTTTCTCCGTGTCTCACTCAGTGACTACACCAACAGGAGGAGCGGATCGCTGTGCTAATGGAAAGGATTTTAGCATAAGCTCGGAGACTCCAGTCATGTGGATTGATGATCAAGGAGCAGCAGAtgatcatttaattaaaagaaataataatctGGATGATCAGTGTAACACTgtggaaacaggagaaaagaaatgtggaaCTATAGCTTGCTtgccagaagagaaaaatgtgctAGTGGTGGCAGTCATGCATAACTGTGACAGAAGAACACTACAAAGTGGCGATTTGATGGATTGTAAAAATTACAACAGTCAGTCCCTAATGGATACTATTAGCTTTACACTGGATAATGAAAACCAACAAAGTGATCAGGTTAGTGTTACTGTAAATGGATCCATGGAAAAAGACATAGatacagaaaagcaagtaaATCGGCTGTGTGCTGAAGATGACTCTATAAGTCATTTGATTAATGCTTCGTCTGAAACCCTGACTGTTGCGTGCCCCTCCTCTCGATTAAAGGATGATTTTAATATGAGTAAAGATTCACTGCTATCAGAAGCTACAGCTGCAGGGATTAATGCAGTGACTCTTTTACAGAGACCTGTTGATGGTACtgttaaaatgcaagaaaattgTGTATCAGTTGAAAGTTTTACTAGTAAAGCCATTCCTCAGAGAACGGATCTAGAAGCTAAAAACAATTCTGGTTCAAGTAATGGAAGCTTAGAAGAAGAAACAACCCAACAAATACATTCTAGGCTATCAGGGCTTGTGGAAACTTGTCAACCTAATGTGGCTGGAAGCGGCAACTACAAGGAGCGTGTAGCAGAACATTTTGCCTCTGAGGATGTTGGTGCCATTGAAAACGAAGTCATTGAATGTGATAAAAATCTCAGCACAACTGAATCGCTCAGCATGGCAGAGTGTTGCCCTGAATCTCAGGAGATGACTAATTGGGAACTGACTAGATTGAATGAGATGAATAATAAGCAAACTCTGGGAGAGAATGAAAGACTTTTGCAGACAAAACAGCCTGATGAGGCATGTGGTAATAGTAAAGACAGTGAGGATGGGAAGATGGAGGCAGGCGTAGACTTAAAAGGGACTGGTGTAGATGAGCTTGAAGGGTCCAGTCTCTCTGATACGATGAGTACATCAGCAGCAAGCTCTCTGTCTAATGGTTGTGATTCCTATGGAATACAGAACCCAGTTGTTGCTCATGTTCCAAAGACTTTACCCTCCAAGGAAGACTCGGTCACAGAGGAGAAGGAGATAGAGGAGAGCAAGTCAGAATGTTATGCTAACGTTTATGAACAGAGAGGAAATGAGACCACAGAAGGGAGTGGtcttattttaaacaacacTGGTGACCACgtaaagaaaaactatttaCATAACCTCTGTAGTCAGGTGCCATCCATGCAAGGGCAAACTTCACCAAAACCAGTGACTAATCTGCAGTCTATCAGTGTTCCTTTTGGTGGTGCAAGACCCAAACAACCTACAAATCTTAAATTGCAAATTCCAAAGCCATTATCGGACCACTTACAAAATGATCTTGTTCCCCCAAACTGTGGAGGcaatagtaaaaacaaaaatgtgtttggtaAGACGCAATTAGGGGATACATTGACAGCAGATGTGTTTCCTGGTGAAACGTCGTTGAATGCCTCTGTTACTGATACTAATGGGGAACATTTAGAAGAATACGAATCTGGAGTCTCTAGTAGTTCGTGCCTTGCAGTAGTCCCAGATAGTCCAGATAATGATCTCAGAGCTGGGCAGTTTGGAGCTCCAGCCAGAAAGCCTTTTACTACTTTGGGTGAGGTGGCTCCAGTTTGGGTTCCAGATTCTCAAGCACCAAACTGCATGAAATGCGAGGCCAGATTTACATTCACAAAAAGAAGGCATCATTGCAGAGCTTGTGGGAAGGTGAGTTCATAATCTGTGAATAAGCTCAAAGCATACCTTTGTTTATCATGCAGCATAAAATCAAAATAGGACTTTGTAAGCCACTGACTGTAGTTAACTGTGACATCTCTTCCTGAAAAAGCTGTTTaatttgtgaaggaaaaaaagaaatttctaaaCTTTAATCTATTTAGGATTCTAATACAGAATAACTATTTGATATTCATAGCTGTGAGAATGATTATGCTGTATGAGCAGTGTATTAGTTGATTGCAATCATCAGCATGCATTGGATTAATGTACAACTGCTGTAAAATGACTAAGTGCAGGAAACTAGTTTGCAGAAATTACTGCATCAATAATTCCACTAAAGATACAGAAACATATTGATGGGAATTGGAAGTGTGCTATTGAATTGCTGGCATTCTTGGTGGTTTAGATGGCTGTCCAaccttgtttttttaaaccctctttacattcttttactttattttcatgtatttctcaTGAGAAGATGTGATATGTAATGAACATATCTTTTGAtcctgggggggtggggtgagGAAAGTATAGTAAATTCTCTGTGATCTGTTTTATGGACACATAGTAAGAAATTTTGTAGTTAAGACAACCAAAACATAATTACTATGTTGGTTTGAGTTGTGTAAGAAGTATTTCATCACTGCATTACAGTGACACCTGCACTGGTTCTACATCTTCATGTTTTGTAATTACTTGTTTCTGGGTGAAAGTCAGATGACCGAAGGTTTTTGAATGCAAGCTTTAGCATAACAGATCTAAGCTTTTAAGCTTTAttaggaaaaagacaaaatgtagTAGTGGTGaatgtatatatttcatttgggaatgaaaattgcatttaaaaatagttgaGTGGCACTTGGGAAGTCTGcctctgcttttaatttcaggaTAATAATTGCAAAATTAATGGAAGATATGAACCTCAGGGGAATGATAGGAAGTAATATACTTAAATTTGGAATTAAGAGGCTGAAGAATGTGTGTGAACACATCCATAAATTTTGccttatatatttatgtattttccatTGTCAGATGAAACAATtatccttaaaagaaaaacagaaaatttgtaTGTTGTCTTTTCACTAACAactgaaactgtattttccacttaaatattaaaaaaatcacctaaaCTCTTAACAACTAATGCTTTGACACCCCAATCAACCTGAAAACCCTAGTAACATAAAAATGTACGACACTACGACACTactgtgttgtttctttttgtagcATGAGATACTGAGAAAATGACTTGGTGATTGTTAATAACAAGACTAAGTTGTCAGTTTTAGTGGATTACGTCCTTCCTCTGCATCTCTGCCTTACTTGGCACTGGCGAGGCTGCACCTGGCATACTGTTTGCAGTTCTGGGCGCCCAGTACAAGATAGACATGGACATCCTGGCAGGAGTCTCGTGTAGGGCCAccaagatggtgaagggcctggagcacctctcctgagAGCAGAGActcagagagctgggactgttcagcctgaagaagagaaggctcaggggggtCTTAGCAATGTCTGTGAGTGCCTGAAGGAGGGGTGCAACAAGATGGAGCAGGGCTCTTCTCAGTAGTGCCCAGTGCCAGCACAaggggcagtgggcacaaactggaatcCAAGAGGTTCTGTCTGACCATCAGGCAGctcttctgtgctctgcaggtgATGGACCTCTGGCACAAGCTGCCCAAAGAACTCATGGAgtctccttggagatcttcctccttggagatcttccaAAAACTGCGGGGATGTGGGCCTGGGCCCCCTGTGGGTGGACCAGAGGGAcccagaggttccttccaacctcaaccattctgtgattactGATGGCAGAAAGCTGGTGCAGCCTAGGAGAGCAGGGTGTTGATTTTCTGTCATTGTGACTCTTTCAATATTTAGGTCTTGGGGATTGTTGCACTCGGGAGCTTTGCTGAATGCACAATATATTGTTTGATAAAACGTCCTAGATTAGCTATTAATTGGTGTAGTCAGTCATTTATTATTAAGACATTGATTTTTCCATGTTCAATACTGAACTTTCAACTGGAAGTTTCTTACACagaactgaaatggaaaaaaatgcctctaAGCTATGCTGTGATATTACTGTTAATATTGCCTAGAAATCTTGTAAACTGGGTTAAGGTGTAAATGCAGAAATCAGATttttgaagtactttttttttttttaattaatgtatgTGGAAGGCTTGCTTTTTTGGCATAAAATGTTAGTATATGCacacttctgtttctgaaatgtttacatTGACATAATTAGGAAATactaaaattaagtaaaatgaGATAAGGTGAGCTCTTTATACACATTTGATTTCCAGCTTTGACAGGGCAAGTTGGAGCGTATTttatatgtgtttattttaaacatttgccATTTAAAGTCAGTGAAGTTGCCTGGAAGGTGCTCATAATTTGGTGTGATCTTTAACTTGATTAAAATTTAGTTAggtttatatgtatttttatatgagAATCTTCTGTAGTTTGTTATCTGTATTACAGAAGCACTGCTGCCGAAGTGATGATGGAATAATTAAGGAAGCATTCCAAACTGTAATAACGCATAgttaactatatatataaaatccaaCTAAATGTAAAATCTGAAAGTCTGTCTTGGTATCTGGACTCATTCGTTGTGTAGCTCTTGCTGTTTCTAGATTTCCCAAATGTGATATTATCATTCTGCATGAAATGAGTATTCATCAATATCTTCACGTTACCTGACTAACAACCCTGAGAAAAtcttgttgttggtttgttttgaaaaaaaaaatatttaaaacaacaacagaaaatcatTAAGACACCCTGCATTATCTGTTCTATGTGATTTTTGAGATTGCAAGTGCTTTTGTAGGAACATATTTGTATTCAAGCATCTGTTTTGGCACACAAGCTGTGCTTATGTTCTATGATTTTGCTTGTTTGGATGAAGCCTCAACACTGTTTCCTGCCCACTTAGAGGCAGCTCAGGTGAGAAGCGCTAGTAATGCAACTGCACCTCTGCACCTAGTTGTCCCTCCAGGATTTTGAACTAGGTCCCCCTTTAGCAGCCAGTGTGcataaaatgcagtttctgaTTTCTCTCAAGTGTTGTGATGCTTTAGTTTTTGTAATCAAGGAAatatgaggattttttttttaataaatgaaacaaaatttccaGCAGTACCGATGCCATTCTTGTCTTGTTTTATTGAACACTAAAGCATTTTGATTTATCAATGCTCGCTTGACTGAGGAATATATGTAAAGAGATAAAATAACCAGAGTTGCTAATATAGATGAATTGCCctgctgcaaataaaaatgatttatttgaatTCATCTGTGCCACAGTAATCTATTATGTAGAGAAAACTTGTGTATTTAAACATACTTGATTCCAGAAAGTATTGC
This portion of the Oxyura jamaicensis isolate SHBP4307 breed ruddy duck chromosome 8, BPBGC_Ojam_1.0, whole genome shotgun sequence genome encodes:
- the ZFYVE9 gene encoding zinc finger FYVE domain-containing protein 9; translated protein: MENYFQAEAYNLDKVLDEFEQNEDAAVSPTLLGAKWNQILDPPSRRLSYNPSVANVNEATTPNQCQQRIKSFSVSHSVTTPTGGADRCANGKDFSISSETPVMWIDDQGAADDHLIKRNNNLDDQCNTVETGEKKCGTIACLPEEKNVLVVAVMHNCDRRTLQSGDLMDCKNYNSQSLMDTISFTLDNENQQSDQVSVTVNGSMEKDIDTEKQVNRLCAEDDSISHLINASSETLTVACPSSRLKDDFNMSKDSLLSEATAAGINAVTLLQRPVDGTVKMQENCVSVESFTSKAIPQRTDLEAKNNSGSSNGSLEEETTQQIHSRLSGLVETCQPNVAGSGNYKERVAEHFASEDVGAIENEVIECDKNLSTTESLSMAECCPESQEMTNWELTRLNEMNNKQTLGENERLLQTKQPDEACGNSKDSEDGKMEAGVDLKGTGVDELEGSSLSDTMSTSAASSLSNGCDSYGIQNPVVAHVPKTLPSKEDSVTEEKEIEESKSECYANVYEQRGNETTEGSGLILNNTGDHVKKNYLHNLCSQVPSMQGQTSPKPVTNLQSISVPFGGARPKQPTNLKLQIPKPLSDHLQNDLVPPNCGGNSKNKNVFGKTQLGDTLTADVFPGETSLNASVTDTNGEHLEEYESGVSSSSCLAVVPDSPDNDLRAGQFGAPARKPFTTLGEVAPVWVPDSQAPNCMKCEARFTFTKRRHHCRACGKVFCAACCSLKCKLLYMDRKEARVCVICHSVLMNAQAWENMMSASSQSPNPNNPAEYCSTIPPLQQAQASGALSSPPPTVMVPVGVLKHPGAEVAQPREQRRVWFADGILPNGEVADAAKLTVAGTTSTGTLAVSHDPTKPVSNNTLSAETDNASVFSGSITQVGSPVGSAMNLIPEDGLPPILISTGVKGDYAVEERPSQISVMQQLEDGGPDPLVFVLNANLLSMVKIVNYVNRKCWCFTTKGMHAVGQSEIVILLQCLPDEKCLPKDIFNHFVQLYRDALAGNVVGNLGHSFFSQSFLGSKEHGGFLYVAATYQSLQDLVLPTPPYLFGILIQKWETPWAKVFPIRLMLRLGAEYRLYPCPLFSVRFRKPLFGETGHTIMNLLADFRNYQYTLPVVQGLVVDMEVRKTSIKIPSNRYNEMMKAMNKSNEHVLAGGACFNEKADSHLVCVQNDDGNYQTQAISIHNQPRKVTGASFFVFSGALKSSSGYLAKSSIVEDGVMVQITAENMDSLRQALREMKDFTITCGKVDAEDPQEHVHIQWVEDDKNFSKGVVSPIDGKSMESITSVKIFHGSEYKANGKVIRWTEVFFLENDEQHNGLSDPADHSRLTENVAKAFCLALCPHLKLLKEDGMTKLGLRVTLDSDQVGYQAGSNGQPLPSQYMNDLDSALVPVIHGGACQLNEGPVIMELIFYILENIS